From Aquificota bacterium, one genomic window encodes:
- a CDS encoding PA2779 family protein: MLRFFRRPLLVLGVAGWFFTFNSAPAVAGLVSSKPASEEIIKREEDLAKVQRVLESKELQEKLKAYGLTKEEVEQKLSQLSDEQIHMLAKASDRVLAGGDGIGLAIGILVVAILLVILLKLLNKEIIIR, translated from the coding sequence ATGCTAAGGTTTTTTAGGAGGCCACTTTTGGTGTTGGGTGTGGCAGGATGGTTCTTCACCTTTAACTCTGCTCCTGCCGTGGCTGGACTTGTAAGCTCCAAGCCTGCTTCAGAAGAGATTATAAAGAGGGAAGAGGACCTTGCCAAGGTCCAAAGGGTCCTTGAAAGCAAAGAGCTTCAAGAGAAGCTAAAGGCATATGGACTTACAAAGGAAGAAGTGGAACAAAAACTCTCTCAACTAAGCGATGAACAAATACACATGCTTGCAAAGGCATCCGATAGGGTTTTGGCAGGTGGGGATGGTATAGGCTTGGCCATAGGCATCCTTGTGGTTGCCATACTCCTTGTTATACTCCTAAAGCTTCTCAACAAAGAAATCATAATAAGGTGA
- a CDS encoding peptidyl-prolyl cis-trans isomerase has translation MVRFLILLFLISFSFAKVVARIDKEVITSEEVREAFGAYWREILHLPIARATSRDLQEFLVEYVRSKIIMMEAKRMGLSVSNAEFEDYVEKHVGSKRLSNIAKEFLYTEILTQKIIDRIAGNMDIKDGQITAYYYLNLREFKLPAQVLLERYSVDNLDRANELYYNLANGITVKEDREIKKGQPMWYSIQTLPEIVRRQLYPYEVGKTTKPIEVGGVYVIFRVAEKRGSGIMPLEEAKPIVREKLLREKRQEVFQRWFQEALKRYSVEFYFGQL, from the coding sequence ATGGTAAGATTTTTGATTTTACTTTTCCTTATAAGCTTTTCCTTTGCCAAGGTAGTTGCACGCATAGACAAGGAGGTTATAACTTCAGAGGAGGTAAGGGAGGCCTTTGGTGCTTATTGGAGGGAGATCCTTCATCTTCCCATTGCAAGGGCAACTTCCAGGGACCTGCAAGAGTTTTTGGTAGAGTATGTGAGAAGTAAGATAATAATGATGGAAGCAAAACGTATGGGGCTTTCGGTCTCAAATGCAGAATTTGAGGACTATGTGGAAAAGCACGTGGGAAGCAAAAGGTTAAGTAATATAGCCAAGGAGTTTTTATACACGGAGATTCTCACGCAAAAGATCATAGATAGGATAGCTGGGAATATGGATATAAAAGATGGACAGATTACTGCCTATTATTACCTCAATCTAAGGGAATTCAAGCTTCCAGCCCAGGTTTTACTTGAAAGGTATTCTGTAGACAACCTTGATAGGGCTAATGAGCTATACTACAACCTTGCCAACGGAATTACGGTAAAGGAAGATAGGGAGATAAAAAAGGGCCAGCCCATGTGGTATTCCATACAGACCTTGCCGGAGATAGTAAGAAGACAGCTATACCCCTATGAGGTGGGTAAGACCACAAAACCTATAGAGGTGGGTGGAGTTTATGTTATCTTTAGAGTGGCAGAAAAGAGGGGAAGTGGTATAATGCCACTTGAGGAGGCAAAGCCTATAGTTAGGGAAAAGCTTCTCAGAGAAAAAAGGCAGGAGGTCTTTCAAAGATGGTTTCAGGAAGCTTTAAAAAGGTACTCTGTGGAGTTTTA
- the raiA gene encoding ribosome-associated translation inhibitor RaiA, translated as MNVEFIGKGIEWTDSMKAFVEGKLERFKRFLKEADEDQVEVVVTLSTSRAKQKDFAGDSRPTLYRVDMDIYLKTWGGGALHAWDEDTDPFSALDRVMDEIERQLIKLKQRRLELRRKGHKIKEEMIMEEILPHEEREKPLIIEEELVIEKPMSVEDAIFELQDSGVYFLPFVDISTGTLKIAYRKRGGNFGVINTKCKGM; from the coding sequence ATGAACGTAGAGTTTATAGGTAAGGGTATTGAATGGACAGATTCTATGAAAGCCTTTGTGGAAGGCAAACTTGAAAGGTTTAAGAGGTTTCTCAAAGAAGCTGATGAAGACCAAGTAGAAGTGGTAGTTACCCTTTCCACTTCAAGGGCAAAACAAAAGGATTTTGCAGGCGATAGCAGGCCCACCTTATACAGGGTAGACATGGACATTTATCTAAAAACGTGGGGTGGTGGTGCCTTGCACGCTTGGGATGAAGATACTGACCCATTCTCCGCCCTTGACAGGGTAATGGATGAAATAGAAAGACAGTTAATAAAGTTAAAACAAAGGAGGCTTGAACTAAGGAGAAAAGGACACAAGATAAAAGAAGAAATGATAATGGAAGAGATCCTTCCTCATGAAGAAAGAGAAAAGCCTCTAATAATTGAAGAAGAGCTGGTAATAGAAAAGCCTATGAGTGTGGAGGATGCTATCTTTGAACTTCAAGATTCTGGCGTTTACTTTTTACCTTTTGTAGATATAAGCACGGGAACGTTAAAAATAGCCTACAGGAAAAGGGGCGGCAACTTTGGAGTTATAAATACAAAATGTAAAGGCATGTAA
- a CDS encoding menaquinone biosynthesis protein has protein sequence MIKVGKIGYLNTLPLFYKWDTSQTVLVEGHPSELVDRLRKGELHAGIVSSVEYLFHKEDYLIVPKVCIASRERACSVLIFSNRPLEDIKSLYLTPASLTSKELAMYVVKVIYGNSPELVKDRSKADAIMLIGDEAMIEKSLGKWQYVYDLGEEWFKRHRLPFVFALFLVRRDAPTWLCDYIAKQCSTSKDLFFKDLMQGRIKVNGFNQSFLVEYFTSCLQYDLDEKAIQSLGIFNGFLMKRNL, from the coding sequence ATGATAAAGGTTGGTAAGATTGGCTACCTTAATACTCTACCCCTCTTTTATAAATGGGATACTTCACAAACAGTCTTAGTAGAAGGCCATCCCTCAGAACTGGTAGACAGGCTAAGAAAAGGAGAGCTACATGCGGGTATAGTTTCTTCTGTGGAATATCTTTTTCATAAAGAGGACTACTTGATTGTTCCTAAGGTGTGTATAGCATCAAGAGAAAGGGCCTGTTCTGTACTTATCTTCTCTAATAGACCCCTTGAGGATATAAAAAGCCTTTACCTGACGCCTGCTTCTCTAACCTCTAAGGAGCTTGCTATGTACGTTGTTAAGGTTATATACGGCAACAGTCCCGAGCTTGTTAAAGACAGGTCTAAGGCGGATGCCATCATGCTTATAGGTGATGAGGCTATGATTGAGAAGTCTCTTGGAAAATGGCAGTATGTATATGACCTGGGTGAGGAGTGGTTTAAACGACATAGACTTCCTTTTGTCTTTGCTCTTTTTTTAGTCAGGAGGGATGCACCCACTTGGCTTTGTGATTATATAGCTAAACAATGTTCTACGTCCAAGGATTTGTTTTTCAAAGACCTTATGCAAGGAAGAATAAAGGTAAATGGTTTTAATCAAAGCTTTTTGGTTGAATATTTTACTTCATGCTTACAATATGACCTTGATGAGAAAGCTATACAATCCCTTGGAATTTTTAATGGTTTTTTAATGAAAAGAAACCTATAA
- a CDS encoding C39 family peptidase, which yields MTFFLLLLFPLFIYSKSLEAPFVKQKDQFCGPASLSSVLGFYGISLSQEAIAEKVYNPKLKGALITDLENYVKSLGLKAETRQGTLEDLKVLIDKGIPPIILVDLGSFFVSIPHYMVVVGYEGGKFFVHTGYEESKSMEAKDLDRLWSKMGRVMLIVYPPHTP from the coding sequence GTGACCTTTTTCCTGCTCCTCCTTTTCCCCCTTTTTATATACTCAAAAAGCCTTGAAGCGCCTTTTGTAAAGCAAAAGGACCAGTTCTGTGGTCCTGCCTCTTTAAGCTCTGTTCTTGGCTTTTATGGCATATCCCTTTCCCAAGAGGCTATAGCGGAAAAGGTGTATAATCCAAAGCTCAAAGGAGCTCTTATAACAGACTTGGAAAACTATGTCAAATCTCTTGGGCTAAAAGCTGAGACAAGACAAGGCACCCTTGAGGATTTAAAGGTCCTAATAGACAAGGGTATCCCTCCCATTATCCTCGTTGATTTGGGAAGTTTTTTTGTAAGCATACCCCACTATATGGTGGTAGTTGGCTATGAAGGAGGTAAATTTTTTGTGCATACGGGCTATGAGGAGTCAAAAAGCATGGAGGCAAAAGACCTTGATAGGCTTTGGTCAAAGATGGGAAGGGTTATGCTTATAGTTTATCCACCACACACCCCTTAG
- the trpD gene encoding anthranilate phosphoribosyltransferase: protein MKDLLKKLSEFENLTKEEVRQALEEITEGRATDAQIGAFIMGTKMKGETPEEIEGAASFFREKATKVDIEDKENLVDTCGTGGDMSGTFNVSTTVAFVLAGVGIKVAKHGNRSISSKSGSADLLEYLGAKIDLGPQQVKRMIEEIGIGFMFAPNFHPAMKRVIGPRREVGIRSIFNLIGPLSNPAGAKRQLIGVFSDSFVDKVAFALKGLGIKRAFVVHGKDGIDEVSISAPTRIAELKDGEVFLYDFHPEELGFKTYPVDYIRVSSVEESAKMVLSILKGEVSPAYHIVLLNSIFGIMVSGLTDDKELALEMAKESIHSGKAYQKLQAFIELSKSL, encoded by the coding sequence ATGAAGGATCTTCTAAAAAAGCTCTCCGAGTTTGAAAATCTTACCAAGGAAGAGGTAAGGCAGGCCTTAGAAGAGATTACAGAAGGTAGGGCAACAGATGCCCAGATAGGTGCTTTTATTATGGGCACTAAGATGAAGGGAGAAACACCAGAGGAGATAGAGGGTGCTGCAAGCTTTTTTAGAGAAAAGGCCACAAAGGTGGATATAGAAGACAAGGAAAACTTGGTGGATACGTGCGGTACTGGTGGAGATATGTCGGGAACCTTTAACGTTTCTACCACTGTCGCTTTTGTTCTTGCAGGCGTGGGCATAAAGGTGGCAAAGCATGGAAATAGGTCCATATCCTCTAAAAGTGGCAGTGCGGACCTATTGGAGTATCTGGGTGCAAAGATAGACCTCGGCCCACAGCAGGTAAAGAGAATGATAGAAGAAATAGGCATAGGCTTTATGTTTGCCCCCAACTTTCATCCTGCCATGAAGAGGGTTATAGGGCCAAGGAGAGAAGTAGGCATTAGGTCTATTTTTAACCTTATAGGCCCCCTTTCAAACCCGGCGGGCGCCAAAAGACAGCTTATTGGAGTTTTCTCCGATAGCTTTGTAGATAAGGTGGCCTTTGCTTTGAAGGGATTGGGTATAAAAAGGGCCTTTGTGGTGCATGGAAAGGATGGTATAGATGAAGTTTCCATTAGCGCGCCCACGCGTATAGCTGAGCTAAAAGATGGAGAAGTTTTTCTGTATGACTTCCATCCGGAAGAGCTTGGCTTTAAGACCTATCCTGTGGATTATATAAGAGTGTCTTCTGTGGAAGAGAGCGCAAAGATGGTTCTTTCAATTCTTAAGGGTGAAGTCTCTCCTGCCTATCATATAGTCTTATTAAACTCTATATTTGGCATAATGGTTTCTGGATTGACAGATGATAAAGAATTGGCCCTTGAGATGGCAAAAGAGTCCATACATTCTGGAAAGGCTTACCAAAAGCTTCAAGCCTTTATAGAACTGTCCAAAAGCCTTTGA
- the purN gene encoding phosphoribosylglycinamide formyltransferase: MNLGVLVSGRGSNLQAIIDAIERGKLKSKISLVISDKEGVQAIDRCIRHHIPYKVIKRKDFQSKEAFELAMVEALKEAGVELVVLAGFMRVLSATFLSAFPMKVINIHPSLIPAFQGLNAQKQALDYGSKITGCTVHFVTQELDNGPVIVQACVPVLPEDTEESLSQRILFHEHRILPQAVKWMAEGRVKVEGRKVIVEGAQYGTLPFNPNVEDF, from the coding sequence ATGAATTTAGGCGTGCTTGTATCTGGGCGAGGGTCAAACCTCCAAGCCATTATAGATGCCATAGAAAGGGGAAAGCTAAAAAGTAAAATATCCTTAGTCATATCGGATAAGGAAGGCGTTCAGGCAATAGACAGGTGCATAAGGCATCATATACCATACAAGGTGATAAAGCGGAAAGATTTTCAAAGTAAAGAGGCCTTTGAACTGGCTATGGTAGAAGCCCTAAAAGAGGCGGGTGTGGAATTAGTGGTGCTTGCGGGCTTTATGAGGGTGCTTTCTGCCACTTTTCTAAGCGCCTTTCCTATGAAAGTTATAAACATACATCCTTCCCTAATCCCAGCCTTCCAGGGCCTAAATGCCCAAAAACAAGCCCTTGACTATGGTTCAAAGATAACAGGCTGTACTGTCCATTTTGTTACGCAAGAGCTTGATAATGGTCCTGTTATAGTTCAGGCTTGCGTGCCAGTGCTTCCGGAGGATACGGAAGAGAGCCTTTCTCAAAGAATCCTTTTTCATGAGCATAGAATACTACCGCAGGCGGTCAAGTGGATGGCAGAGGGTAGGGTAAAGGTGGAAGGTAGAAAGGTTATAGTAGAAGGCGCTCAATACGGGACTTTGCCTTTTAACCCAAACGTTGAAGACTTTTGA
- a CDS encoding septal ring lytic transglycosylase RlpA family protein, whose product MKRLTVIFIPFLFSCSVMVREASKEEHLRVSCPTIIRTEGFYCDGERAYSNAVQSGSRVKIENLLTGRSITIAVFRKEDVKGICVPDRFRGLLGPAPFPARLEVQRCGVDDIRTCPAYIRGPASYYAEQYHKRETPYGIPYDMHGLYAASPNLPLGSLLRVKNLKNGREATVKVIDRGPFKGNRVLDLSYAAARELDMIKDGVVEVEARVLRCGD is encoded by the coding sequence ATGAAAAGGCTTACAGTCATTTTTATACCTTTTCTATTTTCCTGTTCTGTTATGGTGAGGGAAGCTTCCAAAGAAGAACATCTTAGGGTAAGCTGTCCAACCATTATACGAACAGAAGGTTTTTATTGTGATGGTGAAAGGGCATATAGCAACGCAGTTCAAAGTGGAAGCAGGGTAAAGATAGAAAACCTTTTAACTGGAAGAAGTATAACCATAGCCGTTTTTAGAAAGGAGGACGTAAAAGGCATATGCGTGCCGGATAGGTTTAGAGGTCTTCTCGGGCCAGCTCCATTCCCAGCAAGGCTTGAGGTTCAAAGGTGTGGAGTAGATGATATTAGAACCTGCCCAGCCTATATAAGGGGTCCTGCCAGTTATTATGCCGAACAATACCACAAAAGAGAAACTCCCTATGGTATTCCCTATGACATGCATGGTTTATATGCGGCAAGCCCAAACTTGCCCCTCGGTAGCCTTTTAAGGGTAAAAAACTTAAAAAACGGTAGAGAAGCCACGGTAAAAGTGATAGATAGGGGACCTTTTAAAGGCAATAGGGTGCTTGACCTTTCCTATGCTGCCGCCAGGGAGCTTGATATGATAAAGGATGGAGTTGTAGAGGTAGAGGCAAGGGTGCTAAGGTGTGGAGACTAA
- a CDS encoding glycine zipper 2TM domain-containing protein: protein MRKKALILFGVFSLGFVFSCGQVTTQRTYEGAGIGAAGGAIAGALIDKNNRWRGAVIGGVLGAVIGGTITEIAARASREAAMQNRPVEYRSEDGTQKVVAEPVASKGNCKIVKTTYYQNGKVAKVEEKEVCP, encoded by the coding sequence ATGAGAAAGAAGGCACTTATACTCTTTGGAGTATTTAGTTTAGGATTTGTCTTTTCTTGTGGTCAGGTAACCACGCAAAGGACCTATGAGGGAGCAGGCATAGGAGCGGCGGGCGGTGCCATAGCTGGCGCACTTATAGACAAAAATAACCGTTGGCGTGGTGCTGTTATCGGTGGCGTTCTTGGTGCGGTTATAGGCGGAACAATAACAGAGATAGCTGCAAGGGCATCAAGGGAAGCGGCCATGCAAAACAGGCCAGTAGAGTACAGGTCGGAGGATGGCACTCAAAAGGTAGTAGCTGAGCCAGTTGCCTCAAAAGGAAACTGCAAGATAGTAAAGACCACCTATTATCAAAACGGCAAAGTGGCAAAGGTAGAAGAGAAGGAGGTCTGCCCATAA
- a CDS encoding bile acid:sodium symporter family protein, whose amino-acid sequence MEAILSLTIILVFSFLGIYMKEFFIGLKPFVVPMLAFVMLSMGLTMKAYDFMETLKKPFRIFYAALLQFTIMPFLGYFLAKILSVNTELTVGTVLVGSAPGGTASNVITYLSKGDLAYSVSMTTFSTLISPILTPLLTYLLVGKKVDVPVMDMLRDLIFIVVLPVAIGIFIKRFLPSTKAFEKVLPYMAIVAIGIIIAVVLALNSERLRDLSMQVFLLVSLHNLFGFLLGYIFGLLAGLDKVRAKTLSIEVGIQNSGLAVVLALKYFSPLSALPGALFSLVQNINGLLLSALYRRL is encoded by the coding sequence ATGGAAGCCATCTTAAGCCTTACTATTATATTGGTCTTTAGCTTTCTTGGTATATACATGAAAGAATTCTTTATAGGTCTTAAACCCTTTGTGGTTCCCATGCTTGCTTTTGTAATGCTTAGTATGGGTCTGACCATGAAGGCTTATGATTTTATGGAAACCTTAAAAAAGCCCTTTAGAATATTCTATGCGGCGCTTCTTCAATTTACCATAATGCCCTTCCTTGGATATTTTCTTGCAAAAATCCTAAGTGTAAACACAGAATTGACCGTAGGGACAGTGCTTGTAGGCTCTGCCCCTGGTGGGACCGCTTCTAATGTTATAACCTACCTTTCCAAGGGAGACTTGGCCTATTCGGTAAGTATGACCACCTTTTCTACCCTCATCTCCCCCATTTTGACCCCGCTTCTCACCTACCTTTTGGTAGGAAAAAAAGTGGATGTGCCAGTGATGGATATGCTCAGGGACCTAATTTTTATAGTCGTATTGCCCGTAGCTATTGGCATATTCATAAAAAGGTTCCTTCCATCCACAAAAGCCTTTGAAAAGGTCCTGCCCTATATGGCAATAGTTGCCATAGGTATAATAATTGCCGTGGTGCTTGCGCTAAACTCTGAAAGGTTAAGGGACCTTAGCATGCAGGTGTTCCTTCTTGTATCCCTTCATAACCTTTTTGGTTTTCTCCTTGGTTATATCTTTGGTTTGCTTGCAGGCCTTGATAAGGTAAGGGCAAAGACCCTATCCATAGAAGTTGGCATTCAAAACTCTGGACTTGCTGTGGTGCTTGCCCTAAAGTACTTTTCTCCCTTGTCCGCCTTGCCTGGAGCCTTGTTTAGCTTAGTGCAAAATATAAATGGCCTACTTCTCTCCGCTTTATACAGAAGGCTATGA